The Stackebrandtia nassauensis DSM 44728 genome includes the window GTCCGGACGCCTCGACGAGGACCGGCTGGGCCGCATCTTCGCCAGCCTGTTGCCCATCGACACCGTGGACGACTGGTTCCTGTGCGGCCCGTACGGCATGGTCATCGGCGCCCAGAAGGTGCTGTCCGAGGCCGGGGTCACCGACGACCACATCCACCACGAACTGTTCTACGCCGAGGAGATCCCCGACGAACCCGAGCAGGCCCCCGTCGAGGGCGAGACCGCCCTCACCGTGACGCTCGACGGCCGCGCCTCGACGGTCACGATGCGCCGCGACGAACGGGTGCTGGACGCGGCGCTGCGGGTGCGGCCCGAACTCCCGTACGCGTGCAAGGGCGGCGTGTGCGCGACCTGCCGGGCCAAGCTGCTGGACGGCGACGTCCACATGGCCCGCAACTACGCCCTGGAGCAGTCCGACGTGGACAACGGCTATGTGCTGACCTGTCAGTCCACACCCACCACCGACGAGGTCGCCGTCGACTACGACGCCTGAGCCGCGACGATCGTCCACAAGCGCCGCCAGGGGCGGGTACCGGTTCCGGTACCCGCCACTGGCCATGTCGGCGTCAGGCCACCTCGGCCAGTTCCGTGTCGGGGTCCGTTTCGGTCTCGTCGGCCGCCTCGGCGGGTTCGCCCCGCCGCAGCACCGTCACGGCGACGACCGCGCCGATGACCGTCAGCACCGCGGCCACCAGTGCCGCCAGGTTCAGCCCCTCGGTGAACGCCGTCTTCGCGGCGTCGACCAGCGTGCCGCCGACCTCGTCGGGCAGCTTCTGTGCCGCGTCCAGCGCCCCCGGCAGGGTTTCGGCGGACTCGGCGGCGGCCTCGCCGGGAACCTCGACGGTGTCCATATGGGACCGGTATGCCGTCGTGCCGACGCTGCCCAGGATCGCCACGCCCAACGCGACACCCAGGTCGCTGATCGTGCCCTCGACCGCCGAGGCCGCACCGGCCTTCTCCGGCGGGGCCGAGCTGATGACCAGGTCCGGGATCAGCGCCATCGCCGGGGCGATTCCCGGGTACAGGATGTAGAACCCGGTGATGAGCAGCGGCAGTCCGGCGGTGCTGTCCACCTGCGTCAGCACGACGTAGCCGATCGCCGAGGCGAGCAGCCCGGCCGCGATGAGGTACGCCGGACGCACCCGACGGGCCAGGATCGGGGCCACGATCGACACCACCACCAGCGCGATGGCCGCGGGCAGGATCCACAGTCCCGCCGCCAGCGGCGACTGGTCGGCCACCAGTTGCAGGTACTGCGTGAACAGCAGGTACACCCCGCCGAGGGCCACGGTCGCGAACATGTAGACGGCCAGCGCGCCACCGAAGGTGCGGTTGCGGAACAGCCGCATGTCGATCAGCGGTTCCGGCAGCCGCAGCTGACGGCGGACGAACACCGCGCCCAAACCGATACCGGCCACCAGCGTCACCGCCGTGATCGCGTCGAGGCCGGTCTCGGCCAGCGCCTTGACGCCGTAGACGAACGGCAGCAGCGCCGCCAGCGACAGCACGACGCTCAACGGGTCGAGCCGCCCGGCGTTGGGGGCCTTGTACTCCGGGATCAACAGCGGCACCGTCACCAGCACCAGCGCCATGACCGGCACCCCGATCAGCAGCGAGGCGCCCCACCACAGCGACTCCAGCAGCAGCCCGCCCACCAGCGGCCCGATCGCCACCCCGGCCGAGACCGACGCGGCCCACAGCCCGATGGCGACAGACCGCTGCCGCGCGTTGGTGAAGGTGTTGGTGATCAACGCGAGCGTGGCCGGAACCAGCGCGGCGGCACCCAGTCCCATGAGGGCGCGCCCGACGATGAGCACGTCCGGGTTGGGGGCGTAGGCCGACAGGATCGAGGCGGCACCGAACAGCGCCGCTCCGGACAACAGGATCCGGCGACGGCCGAACTTGTCGCCGAGCGTCCCCATGGTGACGAGGAACCCGGCCATGATGAAGCCGTAGATGTCGTTTATCCACAGCACCTGTGGACCGCTGGGTTTCAGGTCGGCGGTGATGTACGGCGTCGCCAGGAACAGCACCGTCATCGCCAGGAACAACAGCATCGTCGGCAGCAACAGCACCGACAGTCCGAGCCACTGTCTCGGGCTCGCCTTCTCGTTGGCGGACATGGCACAACCTTTCGATTTATGTCTCAAGTGGGGGATGGGGACGGTTCAGGCGATGCCCTGCGCGAACCCGCCGTCCACGGCCAGCTCGGCCGCGGTGGTGTAGGTGGCGTCGAAACCCAGGAACAGCGCCGCCGCGGCGACCTCCTCGATCGAGCCGAGCCGCCCCAGCGGGGTCTGGTCGCCCTCGGCCTCGAAGGCCGCGCGTTCGGCGTCGGACAGCCCGGGCACGCCCATGGACGGAGTCTTGATGTAGCCGGGAGCCACCGAGTTCACCCGGATCCGCCGGGGCAGGAACTCGGCGGCCAGCACCTTCGCGATCGCGTGCAGCGCCTCCTTGGAACCGGAGTAGCCGCTCAGACCGGGGAAGATCCGGTCGTTGGCGACGGTCGTGAACGTGACCGAGCCGCCGTCGCGCAGCAGCGGCGCCAGCCGCTTCACGGTGAACACCGCGCCCTTGGTGTTGACGGCGAACTGCTTGTCGAAGGAGTCGGCGGTCAGCTCGCCGAGGGTCTGGAACTCGGCGACACCGTGGTTGACGAACACGGCGTCGACGCGCCCGAGGGTCTCGGCGACGAAGCCGCCCAGCGCGTCGATGTCGGCGGCACTGGTCGCGTCGGAGCGGACCACGTGGACGCCCGGGATGTTCAGCTGGTCGCGGGCCTGCTCGACCTTGCGTTCGTCGCGGCCGGTCAGCACCACCTCGGCGCCGCCCGCGGCCAGCGCCCGGACGATGCCCAGCCCCATGCCGTGGGTCCCGCCGGTGACGACGGCCTTCTTGCCTGTGAACCTGCTCATGGTGTTCCTCCCGGATCGGTGGTCGATGGGGCAACGCTGCGGGCGGGCACTTGCGATGGGCTGGAGCTTTGCTTGCGGTCCACATGCGGTCATGGCCGCGACGGAGGCGGGGCCGTGGCTACCCTTGCGCCATGCGATTCGGTGTACTGGGGCCCGTGGCTGTGTGGACAGCGGACGGCGAACCGGTCACCGTTCCCGAGCTGAAGGTCCGCGCGCTGCTGGCGGCGCTGCTCACCGACCCCGGCCGCGTCGTCTCCGCCGATCGGCTCGTCGACTTCCTGTGGGACGAACAGCCGCCCGCCAACCCCTCGGGAGCGATCCAGACTCGGGTGTCGCGGCTGCGCAAGGTACTGACGGCAGCGGGCGGGGCCGAGCTCGTCGAACATCGACCGCCCGGCTACCGGCTGGCCGTCGAGCCCGCGGACGTGGACGCGGGGCGGTTCACGGCTCTGGTCGGTGCGGCCCGCGACGCCGTCGATGCCCGGGGCCGTCGGGAACTGCTCGCCGAGGCTCTCGACCTGTGGCGGGGGGAGCCGTTCGCGGACTTCGCCGACTCGCTGTTCGTGCGGCCCGCGATCGTGCGGCTGACGGAACAGCGGTTGCTGGCGGTGGAGGACCTGGCGCTGGCCCGGTTGGAGCTGGGCGAGCCCGGCGATGTGGTGGCGGAGCTGGGGGACCTGGTGGGGCGGCATCCGCGTCGCGAACGCTTGCGTGCCGTCCATATGCGAGCGTTGTATCTGGCGGGGCGGCAGGCCGAGGCGCTGGACAGCTTTCACGAGCTGCGGCGGCATCTGGGCGAGGAGCTTGGCTTGGATCCGGCGCCTGAGCTGGTGGAGCTGTACGGCCGGATCCTGCGGCAGGAACCGGCGACCCGGTTCACGAGCGGCGACGAGGGATCGCGGCGGCTCGGCCCGAGCGAGCCGACGACGTCCGAGCTAGCCTCGGCTGGAGCTGGAGCTGGAGCTGGAGCTGGAGCTGGAGCTGGAGCTGGAGCTGGAGCTGGAGCTGGAGCTGGAGCTGGAGCTGGACGGGGGAACTTGCCGCGACCGGTGACCGCGCTGATCGGCCGGAGCACCGAACTGTCCGAACTGGATCAGCTGCTGCGGGACCATCGGCTGGTCACCCTGACCGGCATGGGCGGCGTCGGCAAGACCAGCCTCGCGCTGGAGGCCGCCCGCCGGTCCGCCGAGTCTACTGCGGACGGTACCTGGCTGGTCGAGCTCGCCGGGCAGCCGGAGACGTCCACCGCCGCCCAGCTCGCCGAGGTCGTCGCCGAGACGCTGGGGATCCGCGAGGACCAGTTCGCACCCCTCGGCGACCCGATCGCGACAGTGGCTGAAGCCTTGCGCCCCAAGCGGTCACGGCTGCTGCTGGACAACTGCGAGCACCTCGTCGGGGCGGCCTCGGCGCTCGCGGAGGCGCTGTTGCGCGCCGCCCCGGACCTGTCGATCCTGGCCACCAGCCAGGAACCGCTCGGGATCGCGGGGGAGCAGCAGGTGCCGGTCAGTCCATTGCGGCCACACGACGCTGTCGAGCTGTTCACCGCCCGCGCCCGGGGAGCCGTTCCCGGTTTCACGGTGACCGACGCCGCGACCCTGGCGGCCATCTGCGAACGGCTGGACGGCATCCCGCTGGCCCTCGAACTGGCGGCCAACCGGATCCGGGTACTCGGCCTCGACGAGCTGGCCCAACGACTGGCGGACCGGTTCGGGCTGCTCACCAGCGGTCGCCGCGACGCTCCAGCCCGCCAACGGACCCTGCGAGCCATGCTGGACTGGAGCTGGGAGCTGCTGACCGCCGCGGAGCGGATCGTGTTGCGGCGCTTGGCGGTTCACGCCGATGGCTGCACGCTCGCGGCCGCCGAAGCCACGTGCGCCGCCGAGGGCGTGCGGCCGGACGAGGTGCTGGATCTGTTGGCGCGACTGGTGGACCGCTCACTGGTGAACGTCTCGTACGGCGGTGACGGCCCGCGCTACCGGCTGCTGGAGTCGGTCGCGGCGTACTGCGT containing:
- a CDS encoding AfsR/SARP family transcriptional regulator gives rise to the protein MRFGVLGPVAVWTADGEPVTVPELKVRALLAALLTDPGRVVSADRLVDFLWDEQPPANPSGAIQTRVSRLRKVLTAAGGAELVEHRPPGYRLAVEPADVDAGRFTALVGAARDAVDARGRRELLAEALDLWRGEPFADFADSLFVRPAIVRLTEQRLLAVEDLALARLELGEPGDVVAELGDLVGRHPRRERLRAVHMRALYLAGRQAEALDSFHELRRHLGEELGLDPAPELVELYGRILRQEPATRFTSGDEGSRRLGPSEPTTSELASAGAGAGAGAGAGAGAGAGAGAGAGAGAGRGNLPRPVTALIGRSTELSELDQLLRDHRLVTLTGMGGVGKTSLALEAARRSAESTADGTWLVELAGQPETSTAAQLAEVVAETLGIREDQFAPLGDPIATVAEALRPKRSRLLLDNCEHLVGAASALAEALLRAAPDLSILATSQEPLGIAGEQQVPVSPLRPHDAVELFTARARGAVPGFTVTDAATLAAICERLDGIPLALELAANRIRVLGLDELAQRLADRFGLLTSGRRDAPARQRTLRAMLDWSWELLTAAERIVLRRLAVHADGCTLAAAEATCAAEGVRPDEVLDLLARLVDRSLVNVSYGGDGPRYRLLESVAAYCVERSRAADDHAAARRAHAHYYIGLAERVDPLLRGPEQERALRTLDGESANIRVAFDTAIEAAEQPGPSAAGSSLVDASPGTEQPGSAAASPSQAGAAPAAERHAGGTGRDGATATEQHAVSSGHDGAAAEPVSALRLVNAMSWYWFLRGRLAEPKRMLASVLAQPDPGGPRYAQAAVSRFAIRLFAGDTDVVDPEFTADVERMLDRVTDPGQRARAQWFLSLALAYFGDWNMCERLLGQATAAFESLDDCWGHAAVTYSWAEFRYDRGELAAARQLGLRGLDLFVEAGDSWGRTQVETLLGRLAEVDGDYVQAAERHRAALVLAERLGLWSAVSIGNSELGRIALLTDDLAQAERHHEQARRIAIEHADAPGREYAEIGLALGARRQGALDDAESYLRRWLDWNRELETDYGLALLLAELGFIAELRGDADAALEWQRDGLTAARQTGNPRAVALALEGLAGARSVGGQPEVAARLLGAAAALRESLAAPLPSAERRDVDRVTERLREALGDSRFKELLAEGAVLDVDGVEAG
- a CDS encoding MFS transporter, producing MSANEKASPRQWLGLSVLLLPTMLLFLAMTVLFLATPYITADLKPSGPQVLWINDIYGFIMAGFLVTMGTLGDKFGRRRILLSGAALFGAASILSAYAPNPDVLIVGRALMGLGAAALVPATLALITNTFTNARQRSVAIGLWAASVSAGVAIGPLVGGLLLESLWWGASLLIGVPVMALVLVTVPLLIPEYKAPNAGRLDPLSVVLSLAALLPFVYGVKALAETGLDAITAVTLVAGIGLGAVFVRRQLRLPEPLIDMRLFRNRTFGGALAVYMFATVALGGVYLLFTQYLQLVADQSPLAAGLWILPAAIALVVVSIVAPILARRVRPAYLIAAGLLASAIGYVVLTQVDSTAGLPLLITGFYILYPGIAPAMALIPDLVISSAPPEKAGAASAVEGTISDLGVALGVAILGSVGTTAYRSHMDTVEVPGEAAAESAETLPGALDAAQKLPDEVGGTLVDAAKTAFTEGLNLAALVAAVLTVIGAVVAVTVLRRGEPAEAADETETDPDTELAEVA
- a CDS encoding SDR family NAD(P)-dependent oxidoreductase, yielding MSRFTGKKAVVTGGTHGMGLGIVRALAAGGAEVVLTGRDERKVEQARDQLNIPGVHVVRSDATSAADIDALGGFVAETLGRVDAVFVNHGVAEFQTLGELTADSFDKQFAVNTKGAVFTVKRLAPLLRDGGSVTFTTVANDRIFPGLSGYSGSKEALHAIAKVLAAEFLPRRIRVNSVAPGYIKTPSMGVPGLSDAERAAFEAEGDQTPLGRLGSIEEVAAAALFLGFDATYTTAAELAVDGGFAQGIA